A genomic stretch from bacterium includes:
- a CDS encoding class I SAM-dependent methyltransferase has product MPETNRIEREREFHNTAFADNTRAGVGKFYSVAERAFAHYSASVCDIEQGAAALEYGCGVGSYAFRLSELGAKVVGIDISEEAIAQASAKASGLGLVADFKVMNAESLDFPDASFDLVCGSGILHHLDLEKAYSQIARVIKPSGRAVFLEPLGHNILLKVFRSRTPGLRTQDEHPLLMSDIALARKYFSSVKMRTYCFVSLLAIPFNGKPGFHFLLSVLSGIDSALFTLCPPLRRYCWIAVIEMTGPKSLIKTIP; this is encoded by the coding sequence ATGCCAGAGACTAATCGGATTGAGCGTGAGAGAGAGTTTCATAATACGGCGTTTGCCGACAATACAAGGGCGGGGGTTGGTAAATTCTATTCTGTCGCTGAGCGAGCGTTTGCTCATTATTCGGCATCGGTCTGTGACATCGAACAGGGCGCAGCAGCGTTGGAGTATGGTTGCGGAGTTGGCAGTTACGCCTTTCGTCTCTCGGAGCTTGGGGCAAAGGTTGTCGGCATAGACATCTCTGAAGAAGCGATTGCCCAGGCATCCGCCAAAGCCTCAGGTCTTGGTCTTGTAGCGGATTTCAAGGTAATGAATGCCGAATCGCTCGATTTCCCCGATGCATCCTTCGATCTCGTGTGCGGGTCGGGAATTTTGCATCATTTGGACTTAGAGAAAGCCTATTCCCAGATTGCCCGAGTTATTAAACCAAGTGGACGGGCGGTTTTTCTTGAGCCATTGGGTCACAATATTCTGCTCAAAGTGTTCAGGTCGCGTACTCCTGGGCTGCGAACTCAAGACGAACATCCGCTTCTGATGAGCGATATCGCGCTTGCCCGCAAGTACTTCTCATCCGTTAAAATGCGAACCTATTGCTTTGTATCACTTCTTGCCATCCCTTTCAACGGAAAGCCGGGGTTCCACTTTTTGCTGTCAGTTCTCTCTGGAATAGACTCTGCTTTATTCACTCTTTGTCCACCCCTTCGCCGCTATTGCTGGATTGCAGTCATCGAGATGACCGGGCCGAAATCACTTATTAAAACTATTCCTTAG